A window of Candidatus Latescibacterota bacterium genomic DNA:
GACTATGACATATACGCCCAGCGCATAAACGCTGCTGGAACACTCCTGTGGTACCAGCATGGAGAAGAAATCTGCACAGTGCCGACAGATCAGCTCTATCCCCAGATCACATCCGATGGAACGGGTGGGGCGATCATCTCGTGGGTGGACTTCCGCAATGAGACCGACTATGACATCTATGCCCAGTCGATCGATTCAGGGGGAACTATCAGGTGGACAACAGGAGGAACAGTCATCTGCGCTGCGGCAGAAAACCAGTCTTTTCAACAGATAGCATCCGTCGGAACTGACGGAGCGATAGTGGTGTGGCAGGACAGTCGCGGCACTTACGAAGACATCTATGCCCAGTACATAGACGATGCTGGATCTGTTCAGTGGACGACAGATGGAGTGCCCGTATGTACAGCGCCATGGGCCCAGTCATCCCCCAGGCTCATCGCCAATGGAAAAAACAACTCTGCGGTCATTGCGTGGAGAGACGATCGCGCACAGCACCTCGGCACCAGTAATTACGACATCTATGCACAGTACGTAAACGCGGCAGGAACGGTCCAGTGGACAGCAGATGGAGTGCCACTCTGCACCTCTCCGGAGAATCAGTGGAGTCCCGAGTTAGCATCCGATGGAGCGGGAGGAGCAATCGTCACGTGGGCCGATGAGCGCAGCACTACTCGCTATGACATCTATGCACAGCATGTAAGCGTCCTGGGAGCTGTCTCATGGACAACAAATGGCTTGTCCCTCTGCACAGCAGAAGGTGATAAAGCAAACCTCCAGGTCGTATCAGATGGAGCTGATGGAATGATCGTGACGTGGGCTGACTCACGCAATGGAGTCGACAACGACATCTATGCCCAGTCGATCGATTCAAATGGAAGAGTCGGATATGTCCCGCCCCTGATCACTTCTGTCAGCGACGTACCCGGCGATGAAGGCGGCTGGTTGAGAATAACTACAGACAGTTCGCCATGGGACAACGAACTATGGTACAGCTACCCTGCCGACGATTACAATGTCTGGCAGCTCATCGACGATCCGGCACTAGTCTCGATGATCGACCGGGAGACCGTTGATGAAAAGACCACCGATGGGAGTATCGGATCAACGCCGGGCCATTCAGTGAAAACCCCGAACATCTCAGGCTGGCCCGTCATCGAGCTGGGAGATCGTGTCTTCATGCAGTCGAAAGATCTGCTTCCGGCCATAGACCTCCCCCCGGGCACATGGGAGCTTCTCGGCAGCTTCAACGCATGTCAACAGGATACGTATATATTCCGGGCAAGTACCCTGGTAGATTCCACAGGGAGCGGCAATCCGCTCTCGACTTACATGGTAAGC
This region includes:
- a CDS encoding T9SS type A sorting domain-containing protein gives rise to the protein DYDIYAQRINAAGTLLWYQHGEEICTVPTDQLYPQITSDGTGGAIISWVDFRNETDYDIYAQSIDSGGTIRWTTGGTVICAAAENQSFQQIASVGTDGAIVVWQDSRGTYEDIYAQYIDDAGSVQWTTDGVPVCTAPWAQSSPRLIANGKNNSAVIAWRDDRAQHLGTSNYDIYAQYVNAAGTVQWTADGVPLCTSPENQWSPELASDGAGGAIVTWADERSTTRYDIYAQHVSVLGAVSWTTNGLSLCTAEGDKANLQVVSDGADGMIVTWADSRNGVDNDIYAQSIDSNGRVGYVPPLITSVSDVPGDEGGWLRITTDSSPWDNELWYSYPADDYNVWQLIDDPALVSMIDRETVDEKTTDGSIGSTPGHSVKTPNISGWPVIELGDRVFMQSKDLLPAIDLPPGTWELLGSFNACQQDTYIFRASTLVDSTGSGNPLSTYMVSIHTTIPSIWGASLPASGYSVDNLPPSLPASVMAEQSFEPEGLSLDWDVNVENDFSYYAVYRGTDESFVPAPGNRITITTDSEHFDDEWLWDSGYYYKLSAIDIHGNESAFALLAPAEITGDDTPTTPQAAYLQQNYPNPFNPQTTISFGLSEAGPVNLKVYDAAGRLVRIIIDETLSPAHYSESWDGKDGSGTAVASGVYFYRLSTKTFTENRKMILLR